One window of the Osmerus mordax isolate fOsmMor3 chromosome 2, fOsmMor3.pri, whole genome shotgun sequence genome contains the following:
- the nxpe3 gene encoding NXPE family member 3 isoform X2, with translation MCRSLSKYAPVFLVLALSGLIFLLRNIHTLERLNCQTVSTFYNLQNSLHSAFTPEGPSSLYRNQTYCAHLGQEPSPDELLEEHYLLDSISWPEPPARPISLSRTSDPTHSLFAILPAEGGKEWRVGNQMEALVQIHDFQGRPKHHGGDFLLARLHSPELGAGVAGQVLDHRNGFYSALFPLLWEGTSRVEVTLVHSSEAVAVLRRLREERPDRVFFKSLFRSGFLSETTVCNLCLPAGQQPLCNYTDLRTGEPWYCYKPKLLGCNTRINHFKGGYQKHLLTNKEALLFQSGVNIKVAIHASGSNSITVLPEEKEVESSSARSESVRVLPSGYYFQGSWRPLGEYAMHQFNDSSAITQCLKGKVLYMYGDSTVRQWFEYLNAFVPELKEFNLHSPKNVGPYLAVDSTHNIMLQYRCHGPPIRFSTVASSEMRYVANELDGLSGGPDTVVVLSVWAHFSTFPVEVYIRRLRHIRRAVLRLLDRAPGTKVVVRSANLQALDPEVSLYNSDWFSLQLDGVLRAMFKGLDVLLVDAWEMTAAHHLPHALHPPPTIVKNMIDTMLTHICSQKKKS, from the exons ATGTGCAGGAGCTTGTCTAAATATGCCCCTGTGTTCCTGGTTCTTGCCCTGTCTGGACTCATCTTTCTGCTTCGCAACATTCACACTCTAGAG AGGCTCAACTGCCAGACAGTTTCCACCTTCTACAACCTTCAGAACAGCCTCCACTCAGCCTTCACCCCTGAGGGCCCCTCTTCCCTCTACCGCAACCAGACCTACTGTGCCCATCTGGGCCAGGAGCCCAGTCCAGATGAGCTACTGGAGGAGCACTACCTCCTGGACTCCATCTCCTGGCCAGAGCCCCCCGCCCGCCCCATCTCCCTGAGCCGGACCAGCGACCCCACCCACAGCCTCTTTGCCATCCTGCCAGCGGAAGGTGGTAAAGAGTGGCGAGTGGGCAACCAGATGGAGGCTCTCGTCCAAATCCATGACTTCCAGGGTCGTCCCAAACACCACGGTGGAGACTTTCTCCTAGCCAGACTCCACTCCCCGGAGCTGGGCGCCGGGGTAGCAGGACAGGTGCTGGACCACCGGAATGGGTTCTATTCTGCTCTGTTCCCGTTGCTATGGGAGGGTACTTCCAGGGTGGAGGTGACGCTGGTCCATTCCAGCGAGGCCGTGGCTGTTCTCCGGCGCCTGAGAGAGGAACGTCCAGACAGAGTGTTCTTTAAGAGCCTCTTCCGATCCGGGTTCCTGTCGGAGACCACTGTGTGTAACCTGTGCCTGCCCGCTGGCCAGCAGCCCCTATGTAACTATACAGACCTGCGCACCGGGGAGCCCTGGTACTGCTATAAGCCCAAACTTCTGGGCTGCAACACCAGGATCAACCACTTCAAGGGAGGCTACCAGAAACATCTACTCACCAACAAGGAAGCTCTGCTCTTTCAAAG TGGTGTGAACATCAAAGTCGCCATCCATGCCTCAGGGTCCAACTCAATCACTGTGCTGCCCGAGGAGAAAG AGGTAGAGAGCAGCAGCGCCCGGTCGGAGTCTGTCCGAGTCCTGCCCTCAGGGTACTACTTCCAGGGGTCATGGAGGCCGCTGGGCGAGTACGCCATGCACCAGTTCAACGACTCCTCCGCCATCACTCAGTGTCTGAAGGGCAAGGTGCTTTACATGTATGGGGACTCCACTGTTAGACAGTGGTTTGAATACCTCAACGCCTTTGTGCCAG AGCTTAAAGAGTTCAACCTCCACAGTCCCAAGAACGTCGGGCCCTACCTGGCGGTGGACAGCACCCACAACATCATGCTCCAGTACCGCTGCCACGGGCCCCCCATCCGCTTCTCCACCGTGGCCTCCAGCGAGATGCGCTACGTGGCTAACGAGCTGGACGGCCTGTCTGGCGGGCCCGACACCGTGGTGGTGCTCAGCGTGTGGGCACACTTCAGCACGTTCCCCGTGGAGGTCTACATCCGCCGGCTGAGGCACATCCGCAGGGCCGTGCTGAGGCTGCTGGACCGGGCCCCAGGGACCAAGGTGGTGGTACGCTCAGCCAACCTGCAGGCTTTGGACCCAGAGGTCAGCCTGTACAACAGTGACTGGTTCTCCCTGCAGCTGGACGGGGTGCTGAGGGCCATGTTCAAAGGCCTGGACGTGCTCCTGGTGGACGCCTGGGAGATGACGGCAGCGCACCACCTGCCCCACGCCCTCCACCCTCCGCCGACCATCGTCAAGAACATGATAGACACCATGCTCACCCACATCTGCTCCCAGAAGAAGAAGAGTTAA
- the nxpe3 gene encoding NXPE family member 3 isoform X1 codes for MCDTIVMVTAENEMGLDPGKARGSNMCRSLSKYAPVFLVLALSGLIFLLRNIHTLERLNCQTVSTFYNLQNSLHSAFTPEGPSSLYRNQTYCAHLGQEPSPDELLEEHYLLDSISWPEPPARPISLSRTSDPTHSLFAILPAEGGKEWRVGNQMEALVQIHDFQGRPKHHGGDFLLARLHSPELGAGVAGQVLDHRNGFYSALFPLLWEGTSRVEVTLVHSSEAVAVLRRLREERPDRVFFKSLFRSGFLSETTVCNLCLPAGQQPLCNYTDLRTGEPWYCYKPKLLGCNTRINHFKGGYQKHLLTNKEALLFQSGVNIKVAIHASGSNSITVLPEEKAEVESSSARSESVRVLPSGYYFQGSWRPLGEYAMHQFNDSSAITQCLKGKVLYMYGDSTVRQWFEYLNAFVPELKEFNLHSPKNVGPYLAVDSTHNIMLQYRCHGPPIRFSTVASSEMRYVANELDGLSGGPDTVVVLSVWAHFSTFPVEVYIRRLRHIRRAVLRLLDRAPGTKVVVRSANLQALDPEVSLYNSDWFSLQLDGVLRAMFKGLDVLLVDAWEMTAAHHLPHALHPPPTIVKNMIDTMLTHICSQKKKS; via the exons ATGTGTGACACCATTGTCATGGTGACGGCTGAAAATGAGATGGGGCTGGACCCCGGGAAAGCGCGTGGGAGCAACATGTGCAGGAGCTTGTCTAAATATGCCCCTGTGTTCCTGGTTCTTGCCCTGTCTGGACTCATCTTTCTGCTTCGCAACATTCACACTCTAGAG AGGCTCAACTGCCAGACAGTTTCCACCTTCTACAACCTTCAGAACAGCCTCCACTCAGCCTTCACCCCTGAGGGCCCCTCTTCCCTCTACCGCAACCAGACCTACTGTGCCCATCTGGGCCAGGAGCCCAGTCCAGATGAGCTACTGGAGGAGCACTACCTCCTGGACTCCATCTCCTGGCCAGAGCCCCCCGCCCGCCCCATCTCCCTGAGCCGGACCAGCGACCCCACCCACAGCCTCTTTGCCATCCTGCCAGCGGAAGGTGGTAAAGAGTGGCGAGTGGGCAACCAGATGGAGGCTCTCGTCCAAATCCATGACTTCCAGGGTCGTCCCAAACACCACGGTGGAGACTTTCTCCTAGCCAGACTCCACTCCCCGGAGCTGGGCGCCGGGGTAGCAGGACAGGTGCTGGACCACCGGAATGGGTTCTATTCTGCTCTGTTCCCGTTGCTATGGGAGGGTACTTCCAGGGTGGAGGTGACGCTGGTCCATTCCAGCGAGGCCGTGGCTGTTCTCCGGCGCCTGAGAGAGGAACGTCCAGACAGAGTGTTCTTTAAGAGCCTCTTCCGATCCGGGTTCCTGTCGGAGACCACTGTGTGTAACCTGTGCCTGCCCGCTGGCCAGCAGCCCCTATGTAACTATACAGACCTGCGCACCGGGGAGCCCTGGTACTGCTATAAGCCCAAACTTCTGGGCTGCAACACCAGGATCAACCACTTCAAGGGAGGCTACCAGAAACATCTACTCACCAACAAGGAAGCTCTGCTCTTTCAAAG TGGTGTGAACATCAAAGTCGCCATCCATGCCTCAGGGTCCAACTCAATCACTGTGCTGCCCGAGGAGAAAG CAGAGGTAGAGAGCAGCAGCGCCCGGTCGGAGTCTGTCCGAGTCCTGCCCTCAGGGTACTACTTCCAGGGGTCATGGAGGCCGCTGGGCGAGTACGCCATGCACCAGTTCAACGACTCCTCCGCCATCACTCAGTGTCTGAAGGGCAAGGTGCTTTACATGTATGGGGACTCCACTGTTAGACAGTGGTTTGAATACCTCAACGCCTTTGTGCCAG AGCTTAAAGAGTTCAACCTCCACAGTCCCAAGAACGTCGGGCCCTACCTGGCGGTGGACAGCACCCACAACATCATGCTCCAGTACCGCTGCCACGGGCCCCCCATCCGCTTCTCCACCGTGGCCTCCAGCGAGATGCGCTACGTGGCTAACGAGCTGGACGGCCTGTCTGGCGGGCCCGACACCGTGGTGGTGCTCAGCGTGTGGGCACACTTCAGCACGTTCCCCGTGGAGGTCTACATCCGCCGGCTGAGGCACATCCGCAGGGCCGTGCTGAGGCTGCTGGACCGGGCCCCAGGGACCAAGGTGGTGGTACGCTCAGCCAACCTGCAGGCTTTGGACCCAGAGGTCAGCCTGTACAACAGTGACTGGTTCTCCCTGCAGCTGGACGGGGTGCTGAGGGCCATGTTCAAAGGCCTGGACGTGCTCCTGGTGGACGCCTGGGAGATGACGGCAGCGCACCACCTGCCCCACGCCCTCCACCCTCCGCCGACCATCGTCAAGAACATGATAGACACCATGCTCACCCACATCTGCTCCCAGAAGAAGAAGAGTTAA
- the cep97 gene encoding centrosomal protein of 97 kDa produces the protein MGISDLSMDTVTGPVVDLSAQALQKLEANFCCSEDTHTLILDRNHIMKLDYLERSPSIQQLSVASNRLVRMMGVSRLTDLRVLNLPNNSIGYIEGLRDLPHLEWLNLAGNNIKVVEQLDSCVALQHLDLSDNNISNIGGLTKLMALKTLLLHGNSITTLRTVPGHLPARLAILSLAENEIRDLNEVSYLTALHDLEQLSIMSNPCVMATPSLPGFDYRPYVMSWCLSLKILDGFVVSQKEGLKAEWLYSQGKGRMYRPGQHVQLVQYLATVCPLTSSPALETAEDAKLEKILSKQKLHQKQLQQQTQGGFPYPARPTQLDVETHGTLSAGPPGGAREADGPSGPPPAPAPPDRQTEPSVQVNTWLGGDSSNMAAPVVRSPRAVEEHLYLEDVQTDEYKLNGSLLTSESTFLPFSTELDPNAVRSDSEDETETFEPDSLAPEHPPRPRRTPTKKIQQTEVELEQEREKERGNERERKEERGLEVAFDSHLHNTSNSTIGQPIAADSQSQSTLNQATSSDCLAVEGRTGPQQEEVSTRPSDRLTQCVEGRAALRIQAWWRGLYARHCLPLVKEVRHEIRLHRMQEHIVFLSGALDRVQKQYEEERLQRLVQEEAVKFLWKQLQSMQQWQRSVEEQLASVTHAGPSAPAPSSSSAPALQLLLPVASSTAGPACPATDLSFPDSGFQSTNENRAALEDSFLSSGTGDSLETVRALAVGGLKPGCGAAGEDSPDCSLLEQYLSSVQQREQEAEDGAASDRTETPQPPSSPLSSAGTPQAQSLPQSGLEREDKDCHQEGTSPV, from the exons ATGGGGATATCAGATTTGTCCATGGACACAGTTACCG GCCCTGTGGTGGACCTCTCAGCCCAGGCCCTGCAGAAATTAGAGGCCAATTTCTGCTgctctgaagacacacacacactcatcctggACCGCAATCACATCATGAAGCTGGACTACCTAGAGAGGAGTCCGAGCATTCAGCAG CTATCAGTCGCCAGTAACCGCTTGGTGCGGATGATGGGTGTGTCCAGACTGACAGATCTGAGGGTTCTCAACCTGCCCAACAACAGCATCGGCTACATCGAGGGCCTCCGGGACCTGCCCCACCTGGAGTGGCTAAACCTGGCTGGCAACAACATCAAG GTCGTTGAGCAGCTCGACAGCTGTGTGGCTCTTCAGCACCTGGACTTGTCAGACAATAACATCTCCAACATCGGTGGTCTGACCAAGCTGATGGCTTTAAAG ACACTCCTGCTTCACGGGAACAGCATCACAACCTTACGCACAGTGCCCGGCCATTTGCCTGCCCGCCTCGCCATCCTATCGCTGGCAGAGAATGAGATAAGGGACCTCAACGAG GTCTCCTACCTGACCGCTCTCCACGACCTAGAGCAGCTGTCCATCATGAGCAACCCCTGCGTCATGGCAACGCCTTCGTTGCCAGGATTCGACTACCGGCCGTATGTCATGAGCTGGTGCCTCAGCCTTAAGATCCTGGACGGTTTCGTGGTGTCACAGAAAGAAGG TTTAAAGGCAGAATGGCTGTACAGCCAGGGTAAAGGACGCATGTATCGCCCAGGGCAACATGTGCAGCTAGTGCAGTACCTGGCCACCGTTTGCCCTTTGACCTCCTCGCCAGCCCTGGAGACGGCGGAGGACGCCAAACTGGAGAAGATCCTCAGCAAGCAGAA GCTTCATCAgaagcagctgcagcagcagaccCAAGGAGGCTTCCCCTACCCTGCACGCCCCACCCAGCTAGACGTGGAGACACACGGCACCCTCTCAGCAGGCCCACCAGGGGGAGCAAGAGAGGCAGATGGACCCAGCgggcctcctcctgcccctgcacctccagacagacagacag AGCCGTCCGTACAGGTGAACACCTGGCTGGGTGGCGATTCCTCCAACATGGCTGCCCCAGTCGTCCGCAGCCCCCGGGCTGTCGAGGAGCATCTGTACCTGGAGGACGTGCAGACGGACGAGTACAAGCTCAACGGCAGCCTACTCACCTCCGAGTCCACCTTCCTGCCCTTCAGCACAGAGCTTGACCCCAACGCCGTCCGCTCCGACAGCGAGGACGAGACCGAGACGTTTGAGCCCGACTCCCTCGCCCCAGAACACCCACCTCGACCGAGAAGGACCCCTACTAAAAAGATCCAGCAGACGGAGGTGGAACTTGAAcaggagcgagagaaggagaggggaaatgagagggagaggaaagaagaaagAGGGCTTGAAGTGGCTTTTGACAGTCACCTGCACAATACATCAAATTCAACCATTGGTCAACCCATAGCAGCAGACAGTCAATCACAATCGACTCTGAATCAAGCAACAAGCTCAGACTGCCTCGCAGTGGAGGGGAGGACGGGGCCTCAACAGGAAGAAGTGTCGACGCGTCCCTCTGATAGGTTGACCCagtgtgtggagggcagggcggCATTGAGGATCCAGGCATGGTGGAGGGGGCTGTACGCTCGTCACTGCCTCCCGCTGGTCAAAGAGGTGCGCCACGAGATCCGTCTCCACAGGATGCAAGAACACATCGTCTTCCTGTCAGGAGCGCTTGACAG GGTGCAGAAGCAGTACGAggaagagagactacagagactggTCCAAGAGGAAGCGGTCAAGTTCTTGTGGAAACAG CTCCAGTCCATGCAGCAGTGGCAGCGCTCGGTCGAGGAGCAGCTAGCCAGCGTGACTCATGCTGGGCCGTCAGCCCCAGCACCTAGTTCCTCCTCCGCCCctgccctccagctcctcctgcctGTGGCCTCCAGTACTGCAGGACCAGCCTGCCCAGCCACAGACCTCTCCTTCCCAGACTCCGGCTTCCAGTCCACAAACGAAAACCGGGCAGCACTAGAAGACAGCTTCCTCAGCAGTGGAACAGGGGACTCCTTGGAGACGGTGCGAGCGCTGGCAGTGGGCGGGTTGAAACCCGGGTGTGGCGCGGCAGGGGAGGACAGCCCAGACTGCAGTCTGCTGGAGCAGTACCTCTCCTCGGTCcagcagagagaacaggaggcaGAGGACGGGGCTGCCAGCGACAGAACAGAgaccccacagcccccctcctcacccctctcctcggcTGGAACGCCTCAAGCTCAGTCACTCCCTCAGAGTGGATTGGAGAGGGAAGATAAAGACTGTCATCAGGAAGGCACAAGCCCTGTATGA
- the mpc2b gene encoding mitochondrial pyruvate carrier 2b: protein MAALRASYHRILDKIEHILPAKLRPLYNHPAGPKTVFFWAPMFKWSLVGAGLADMTRPADKLSVSQSGVLTATGLVWSRYSLVIIPKNWNLFAVNFFVGASGMSQLFRIWQHKQSLKVKEAPEAPQS from the exons ATGGCTGCGCTTAGGGCATCTTACCACAGGATTCTGGATAAAATCGAACATATCCTGCCTGCGAAATTGAGACCCCTTTACAACCACCCAGCAg GTCCAAAGACTGTGTTCTTCTGGGCTCCTATGTTCAAATGG AGTCTGGTGGGAGCTGGACTGGCTGACATGACTCGCCCGGCAGATAAGCTCAGCGTATCCCAGTCTGGTGTACTGACTGCTACAG gtctggtctggtccagaTATTCTTTGGTCATCATCCCAAAGAACTGGAACCTCTTTGCGGTCAACTTCTTCGTTGGTGCTTCAGGAATGTCTCAGCTGTTTAGGATCTGGCA GCACAAGCAGAGTCTGAAGGTGAAGGAGGCTCCAGAGGCTCCGCAGTCGTGA
- the me3 gene encoding NADP-dependent malic enzyme, mitochondrial isoform X2 — protein MTLAAQGMAFTLEERLQLGIHGLLPPCFLSQDVQVLRVMKSYETRSNPLDKYILLMTLQDRNEKLFYRVLTSDVEEFMPIVYTPTVGLACQQYGLAFRRPRGLFITIHDKGHIASVLNSWPEEDIKAIVVTDGERILGLGDLGSYGMGIPVGKLALYTACGGVPPQQCLPVLLDVGTDNQALLDDPLYIGLKHKRVRGKEYDDLIEEFMQAVTDKYGMSCLIQFEDFANSNAFRILNKYRNRFCTFNDDIQGTASVAVAGVLAALKIIKNKLSDHTFVFQGAGEAALGIAHLLIMAMAKEGVSPADAAKKIWMVDSKGLIVKGRGNLNHEKEEFAHDHPHLKTLEEVVHTIKPTAVIGVAAIGGAFTEKIIKDMASFNERPIIFALSNPTSKAECTAEQCYTLTEGRGIFASGSPFSKVTLADGRSFYPGQGNNSYVFPGVALGVIACGVRHISDEIFLTTAEAIANMVTEENLAEGRLYPPLNTIREVSFKIAVKIVNYAYRHNIASLYPEPKDKEAFVLSHVYSPDYDSFTIDKYEWPEDAMAHQDV, from the exons ATGACATTGGCTGCTCAG GGCATGGCCTTCACCCTGGAGGAGCGTCTCCAGCTGGGCATCCACGGCCTGCTGCCCCCCTGCTTCCTGTCCCAGGACGTCCAGGTGCTGCGCGTCATGAAGAGCTACGAGACACGCAGCAACCCACTTGATAa GTACATCCTGCTGATGACCCTGCAGGACAGGAACGAGAAGCTGTTCTACCGCGTGCTGACGTCCGACGTCGAGGAGTTCATGCCCATAGTCTACACCCCCACCGTAGGTCTGGCCTGCCAGCAGTACGGACTGGCCTTCAGGAGACCACg AGGTCTCTTCATCACGATCCATGACAAAGGCCACATTGCCTCTGTGCTCAACTCCTGGCCCGAGGAAGACATCAAG gccatcGTGGTGACAGATGGAGAGCGTATCCTGGGTCTAGGGGACTTGGGCAGCTATGGAATGGGCATTCCTGTGGGCAAGCTGGCCCTCTACACAGCCTGTGGAGGAGTGCCACCCCAGCAGTGCCTGCCTGTGCTGCTGGATGTGGGCACTGACAATCAG GCACTCCTAGACGACCCTCTGTACATAGGACTGAAGCACAAGAGGGTCAGAGGAAAGGAATATGACGACCTCATTGAGGAGTTTATGCAAGCAGTGACTGACAA GTATGGGATGAGTTGCCTGATCCAGTTTGAGGACTTTGCTAACAGCAACGCCTTCCGCATCCTCAACAAATACCGCAACCGTTTCTGCACCTTCAACGACGACATCCAAG gcacaGCCTCAGTAGCAGTAGCTGGGGTCTTAGCTGCCCTGAAGATCATCAAGAATAAACTCTCAGACCACACCTTCGTGTTCCAGGGAGCGGGCGAG gCAGCTCTGGGTATTGCCCACCTGCTCATCATGGCCATGGCTAAAGAGGGCGTGTCCCCAGCCGACGCCGCCAAGAAGATTTGGATGGTCGATTCCAAGGGCCTCATCGTCAAG GGCAGAGGGAACCTGAACCATGAGAAGGAGGAGTTTGCCCACGACCATCCTCACCTGaagaccctggaggaggtggtgcaCACCATCAAGCCCACCGCCGTCATAG GAGTGGCGGCCATTGGAGGCGCGTTCACAGAGAAGATCATCAAGGACATGGCTTCTTTCAACGAGCGGCCGATCATCTTCGCCCTGAGCAACCCCACCAGCAAGGCCGAGTGCACCGCCGAGCAATGTTACACCCTcacagag ggcagGGGTATCTTTGCGAGCGGCAGTCCCTTTAGCAAGGTGACGCTGGCGGACGGGCGGTCCTTCTACCCCGGCCAGGGCAACAACTCCTACGTTTTCCCCGGGGTGGCCCTGGGGGTCATCGCCTGCGGCGTACGCCACATCTCTGACGAAATCTTCCTCACCACAGCAGAG GCGATAGCTAACATGGTGACAGAGGAGAACTTGGCAGAGGGCAGACTGTACCCTCCTCTCAACACCATAAGAGAGGTGTCCTTTAAGATCGCTGTTAAG ATTGTGAACTACGCCTACAGACACAACATTGCCTCCCTCTACCCCGAACCCAAAGACAAGGAGGCGTTTGTTTTGTCTCACGTGTACAGCCCTGACTACGACTCCTTTACCATTGATAAATATGAATGGCCAGAGGATGCCATGGCTCACCAGGATGTCTGA
- the rpl24 gene encoding large ribosomal subunit protein eL24: MKVELCSFSGYKIYPGHGRRYARIDGKVFQFLNGKCESAFLAKRNPRQINWTVLYRRKHKKGQSEEVTKKRTRRAVKFQRAITGASLQEIMAKRNQKPEVRKAQREQAIRAAKEAKKAKQATKKPSAPSTKAPSKTAPKPKIAKPMKVNAPRVGGKR; this comes from the exons ATGAA GGTCGAGTTGTGCAGTTTCAGTGGGTACAAAATATACCCCGGCCATGGCCGCCGCTACGCCAGGATAGACGGAAAG GTTTTCCAATTCCTGAATGGCAAGTGCGAGTCGGCCTTCCTGGCCAAGAGGAACCCCAGACAGATCAACTGGACCGTGCTGTACAGGCGCAAGCACAAGAAGGGCCAGTCT GAAGAGGTGACGAAGAAGCGTACACGCCGTGCCGTGAAGTTCCAGAGGGCCATCACCGGAGCCTCCTTGCAGGAGATCATGGCCAAGAGGAACCAGAAGCCTGAGGTCCGCAAGGCCCAGCGCGAGCAGGCCATCAG GGCTGCCAAGGAGGCTAAGAAGGCAAAACAGGCAACCAAGAAGCCCTCTGCCCCCAGTACCAAG GCTCCTTCCAAGACAGCACCCAAGCCCAAGATCGCCAAGCCCATGAAGGTGAACGCACCGCGTGTTGGTGGAAAACGCTAA
- the me3 gene encoding NADP-dependent malic enzyme, mitochondrial isoform X1 has protein sequence MSSIPGRAVLSLCRRTSAGAMRVLTTTPVLPVSVARSSDRAFLQTVGVTSSGTSRAKGSVSTKKRGYDITRNPHLNKGMAFTLEERLQLGIHGLLPPCFLSQDVQVLRVMKSYETRSNPLDKYILLMTLQDRNEKLFYRVLTSDVEEFMPIVYTPTVGLACQQYGLAFRRPRGLFITIHDKGHIASVLNSWPEEDIKAIVVTDGERILGLGDLGSYGMGIPVGKLALYTACGGVPPQQCLPVLLDVGTDNQALLDDPLYIGLKHKRVRGKEYDDLIEEFMQAVTDKYGMSCLIQFEDFANSNAFRILNKYRNRFCTFNDDIQGTASVAVAGVLAALKIIKNKLSDHTFVFQGAGEAALGIAHLLIMAMAKEGVSPADAAKKIWMVDSKGLIVKGRGNLNHEKEEFAHDHPHLKTLEEVVHTIKPTAVIGVAAIGGAFTEKIIKDMASFNERPIIFALSNPTSKAECTAEQCYTLTEGRGIFASGSPFSKVTLADGRSFYPGQGNNSYVFPGVALGVIACGVRHISDEIFLTTAEAIANMVTEENLAEGRLYPPLNTIREVSFKIAVKIVNYAYRHNIASLYPEPKDKEAFVLSHVYSPDYDSFTIDKYEWPEDAMAHQDV, from the exons ATGAGCTCCATACCAGGCAGAGCCGTGCTGTCTCTGTGCAGGCGCACCTCGGCGGGCGCTATGAGAGTCCTCACAACCACCCCGGTTCTCCCCGTCTCCGTAGCCCGCAGCAGCGATAGGGCCTTCCTCCAAACGGTCGGAGTGACCAGCTCCGGGACGAGCCGCGCTAAGGGTAGCGTGAGCACCAAGAAGCGCGGCTATGACATCACCAGAAACCCCCACCTAAATAAG GGCATGGCCTTCACCCTGGAGGAGCGTCTCCAGCTGGGCATCCACGGCCTGCTGCCCCCCTGCTTCCTGTCCCAGGACGTCCAGGTGCTGCGCGTCATGAAGAGCTACGAGACACGCAGCAACCCACTTGATAa GTACATCCTGCTGATGACCCTGCAGGACAGGAACGAGAAGCTGTTCTACCGCGTGCTGACGTCCGACGTCGAGGAGTTCATGCCCATAGTCTACACCCCCACCGTAGGTCTGGCCTGCCAGCAGTACGGACTGGCCTTCAGGAGACCACg AGGTCTCTTCATCACGATCCATGACAAAGGCCACATTGCCTCTGTGCTCAACTCCTGGCCCGAGGAAGACATCAAG gccatcGTGGTGACAGATGGAGAGCGTATCCTGGGTCTAGGGGACTTGGGCAGCTATGGAATGGGCATTCCTGTGGGCAAGCTGGCCCTCTACACAGCCTGTGGAGGAGTGCCACCCCAGCAGTGCCTGCCTGTGCTGCTGGATGTGGGCACTGACAATCAG GCACTCCTAGACGACCCTCTGTACATAGGACTGAAGCACAAGAGGGTCAGAGGAAAGGAATATGACGACCTCATTGAGGAGTTTATGCAAGCAGTGACTGACAA GTATGGGATGAGTTGCCTGATCCAGTTTGAGGACTTTGCTAACAGCAACGCCTTCCGCATCCTCAACAAATACCGCAACCGTTTCTGCACCTTCAACGACGACATCCAAG gcacaGCCTCAGTAGCAGTAGCTGGGGTCTTAGCTGCCCTGAAGATCATCAAGAATAAACTCTCAGACCACACCTTCGTGTTCCAGGGAGCGGGCGAG gCAGCTCTGGGTATTGCCCACCTGCTCATCATGGCCATGGCTAAAGAGGGCGTGTCCCCAGCCGACGCCGCCAAGAAGATTTGGATGGTCGATTCCAAGGGCCTCATCGTCAAG GGCAGAGGGAACCTGAACCATGAGAAGGAGGAGTTTGCCCACGACCATCCTCACCTGaagaccctggaggaggtggtgcaCACCATCAAGCCCACCGCCGTCATAG GAGTGGCGGCCATTGGAGGCGCGTTCACAGAGAAGATCATCAAGGACATGGCTTCTTTCAACGAGCGGCCGATCATCTTCGCCCTGAGCAACCCCACCAGCAAGGCCGAGTGCACCGCCGAGCAATGTTACACCCTcacagag ggcagGGGTATCTTTGCGAGCGGCAGTCCCTTTAGCAAGGTGACGCTGGCGGACGGGCGGTCCTTCTACCCCGGCCAGGGCAACAACTCCTACGTTTTCCCCGGGGTGGCCCTGGGGGTCATCGCCTGCGGCGTACGCCACATCTCTGACGAAATCTTCCTCACCACAGCAGAG GCGATAGCTAACATGGTGACAGAGGAGAACTTGGCAGAGGGCAGACTGTACCCTCCTCTCAACACCATAAGAGAGGTGTCCTTTAAGATCGCTGTTAAG ATTGTGAACTACGCCTACAGACACAACATTGCCTCCCTCTACCCCGAACCCAAAGACAAGGAGGCGTTTGTTTTGTCTCACGTGTACAGCCCTGACTACGACTCCTTTACCATTGATAAATATGAATGGCCAGAGGATGCCATGGCTCACCAGGATGTCTGA